In one Brienomyrus brachyistius isolate T26 chromosome 5, BBRACH_0.4, whole genome shotgun sequence genomic region, the following are encoded:
- the neurl2 gene encoding neuralized-like protein 2 — MASAAGQYMEFHTVHGRNVRLDSSGTRATRVESFANGVCFSKNPLAPGEIFLVEIEDKELGWCGHLRIGLTAHDPRSLQVVPEYSLPDLVDLGNSWIFAITRNHNKVVDEAENGVEAGVNVRPEEGGEPDSKPKTFFTHSHLRIQDVYLPRDQLVGRSLPGRFSHILDELYKTNMLPPTARRSRIGVVYVPRREGVADMHIVINGEDMGACAKAISTRQPLYAVVDVFAATKSVRIVQVEYGFSSLQTLCRKTIQKHIVHRMALDWLELPALLKHYCKYE, encoded by the exons ATGGCGTCCGCCGCTGGTCAGTACATGGAATTCCATACTGTTCATGGGAGAAATGTCAGACTGGACTCATCAGGAACACGAGCCACACGTGTGGAGAGCTTCGCTAATGGCGTCTGCTTCAGCAAGAACCCTTTGGCTCCTGGGGAGATCTTCTTGGTTGAGATTGAAGACAAAGAGTTGGGTTGGTGCGGCCACCTAAGAATCGGACTCACGGCTCACGACCCCCGGAGCCTCCAGGTCGTACCGGAATATTCCCTGCCTGACCTTGTGGACCTGGGCAACAGCTGGATCTTCGCCATTACCAGGAACCACAACAAAGTTGTCGATGAAGCAGAGAATGGAGTAGAGGCAGGAGTCAACGTGAGGCCAGAAGAAGGAGGGGAGCCAGACTCAAAACCAAAGACATTCTTCACTCATTCACACCTTCGCATTCAAGACGTCTACCTTCCCCGGGACCAGCTGGTAGGTCGCAGCCTCCCTGGACGTTTCAGCCACATTCTGGATGAGCTTTACAAAACCaacatgctgccccctacagcCAGGCGCAGCCGTATTGGAGTCGTATATGTGCCCAGAAGGGAGGGAGTAGCCGACATGCACATAGTCATCAATGGCGAGGACATGGGAGCCTGCGCCAAAGCCATTTCCACCCGCCAACCGCTCTATGCTGTAGTGGATGTATTTGCCGCCACCAAGTCTGTCCGGATTGTCCAGGTGGAATACGGCT TTTCTTCTCTGCAGACACTGTGTCGCAAGACGATACAGAAGCACATTGTACACAGAATGGCCCTGGATTGGTTGGAGCTTCCTGCTCTGCTTAAACATTATTGCAA